Proteins encoded together in one Benincasa hispida cultivar B227 chromosome 1, ASM972705v1, whole genome shotgun sequence window:
- the LOC120071847 gene encoding transcription factor MYB111 yields MVRAPCCEKVGLKRGRWTAEEDEILINYIQANGEGSWRSLPKNAGLLRCGKSCRLRWINYLRTNVKRGNITAEEEQLIVKLHNVFGNRWSLIAGHLPGRTDNEIKNYWNSHLSRRIYTLTRPSAKSSSLITGILDISPASKRKRNIRKNQQLQAATIKGKAIEEGLNPKDDHKGDQNRLKNVVLSPVMDDGSGEDLGPYDWLDGEIKRLNNEINECGMVESRGNNGCNEKVTCTTEDHQNGSCSSSVNSALENDQWMNWDWEDNGSVEGCNLDQWELEKISSWLWETDQIDQCIIESQACYEIDRQS; encoded by the exons ATGGTGAGAGCTCCTTGTTGTGAAAAAGTGGGGCTGAAAAGGGGAAGATGGACAgctgaagaagatgagattttgATCAATTATATTCAAGCCAATGGTGAAGGCTCATGGAGATCCTTGCCCAAGAATGCAG GATTGTTAAGGTGTGGAAAGAGTTGTAGACTGAGATGGATTAACTATCTAAGGACAAACGTGAAGAGAGGGAACATCACAGCTGAGGAAGAACAACTGATTGTAAAGCTACATAATGTTTTTGGCAACAG GTGGTCTTTAATTGCGGGACATTTACCTGGCCGAACAGACAACGAAATAAAAAACTATTGGAACTCTCATCTAAGTCGAAGAATCTATACCCTAACACGACCTTCTGCCAAGTCTTCTTCACTCATCACTGGCATCCTCGATATTTCTCCTGCATCGAAGCGAAAGCGAAACATCAGGAAAAACCAACAATTACAAGCTGCTACAATCAAAGGGAAAGCAATAGAAGAAGGGTTGAACCCAAAAGACGATCATAAAGGAGATCAAAATAGATTGAAAAATGTAGTATTGAGCCCCGTAATGGATGATGGAAGTGGAGAAGATTTGGGACCATATGATTGGCTAGATGGTGAAATAAAGAGACTGaataatgaaattaatgaaTGCGGAATGGTGGAATCAAGAGGAAATAATGGATGCAATGAGAAAGTGACATGTACTACTGAAGATCATCAAAATGGGTCATGTTCTTCTTCTGTGAATTCAGCTTTGGAAAATGATCAATGGATGAATTGGGATTGGGAAGATAATGGATCAGTTGAAGGATGTAATTTGGACCAATGGGAGCTTGAGAAAATTTCTTCTTGGTTATGGGAAACGGATCAAATTGATCAATGTATTATCGAGAGTCAGGCTTGCTACGAAATAGACAGGCAAAGCTaa